One genomic segment of Aliarcobacter cibarius includes these proteins:
- a CDS encoding ATP-binding cassette domain-containing protein, whose amino-acid sequence MLELKNYNNFILKDISFVLEEKENLLILGENGAGKSTLAKVLSNLIDSSNLFFRKQNIKELDSFKRAKLINYIPSRFEVFDDYLTVFEFLKLSCIEEKNNKEIKSIISLLKFEDLKDSYCSNLSSGEQQLLQLASAILHDAQITIFDELTANLDLNRLKEVFGILNSNFLKQKIIITHNLDFAYALKDFKVLFLEKGNLKFFDSHDKFFTQENLNKYYNESVKLINSHLVLDL is encoded by the coding sequence ATGTTAGAGCTAAAAAATTATAATAATTTTATTTTAAAAGATATTTCTTTTGTTTTAGAAGAAAAAGAAAATTTGCTTATTTTAGGTGAAAATGGTGCAGGTAAATCTACATTAGCAAAAGTTTTATCAAATTTAATAGATAGTTCTAATTTATTTTTTAGAAAACAGAATATAAAAGAACTTGATTCTTTTAAAAGAGCAAAATTAATAAACTATATTCCTAGTCGTTTTGAAGTTTTTGATGATTATTTAACTGTTTTTGAATTTTTGAAACTCTCTTGTATTGAAGAAAAAAACAATAAAGAGATAAAAAGTATTATATCTTTGTTAAAATTTGAAGATTTAAAAGATAGTTATTGTTCTAATCTTAGTTCAGGAGAACAACAACTTTTACAATTGGCTAGTGCAATTTTACATGATGCACAAATTACAATATTTGATGAACTAACAGCAAATTTAGATTTAAACAGATTAAAAGAGGTTTTTGGCATTTTAAATTCAAACTTTTTAAAACAAAAAATTATTATCACTCATAATTTAGATTTTGCTTATGCTTTAAAAGATTTTAAAGTACTATTTTTAGAGAAAGGTAATTTAAAGTTTTTTGATTCTCATGATAAATTTTTTACTCAAGAAAATTTAAATAAATACTACAATGAAAGTGTAAAACTTATAAATTCACATTTGGTACTTGATTTATGA
- a CDS encoding ABC transporter substrate-binding protein, with product MKKLLYFLLFINFLNANERIITLSPAINEIAFALNLGDKIIANTEFCDFPVESKNIQKVGGYGSVSLEKVVNLNPTIILNQDYDKKLNQSLKDLNFKTLVYKTNSLEDIKCTIEDLGDVFNKNEEAKKLNNEIEHSLESLKNIVENKKVLIVISPQNSLSNQIFVAGNFVYFEDIIKASNNINAYQSSLKSQPSINSEKLITLNPDIIILLAPFLENDKITQEKYINMWEKLPTNASKQKNIYIIDKLYSGIPSHRIRYFIDDFKGILEDVRAKKL from the coding sequence ATGAAAAAACTACTATATTTTCTACTTTTTATAAATTTTTTAAATGCAAATGAGAGAATTATAACTTTAAGTCCAGCAATAAATGAGATAGCTTTTGCTCTTAATCTAGGTGATAAAATTATTGCAAATACAGAGTTTTGTGATTTTCCTGTTGAATCAAAAAATATCCAAAAAGTAGGGGGATATGGTAGTGTTAGTTTGGAAAAAGTTGTAAATTTGAATCCAACAATTATATTGAATCAAGATTATGATAAAAAATTAAACCAAAGTTTAAAAGATTTAAATTTTAAAACTTTGGTTTATAAGACAAATAGTTTAGAAGATATTAAATGCACAATAGAAGATTTAGGTGATGTTTTTAATAAAAATGAAGAAGCAAAAAAACTAAATAATGAAATAGAACATAGTTTAGAATCTTTAAAAAATATTGTAGAAAATAAAAAGGTTTTAATAGTTATTAGTCCACAAAATAGTTTATCAAATCAGATTTTTGTAGCAGGAAATTTTGTATATTTTGAAGATATTATAAAAGCTAGTAACAACATAAATGCATATCAATCAAGTTTAAAATCTCAACCTTCAATTAATAGTGAGAAATTAATTACTTTAAATCCTGATATTATTATATTATTGGCTCCGTTTTTAGAAAATGATAAAATAACTCAAGAAAAGTATATAAATATGTGGGAAAAACTTCCAACAAATGCAAGTAAGCAAAAAAACATTTATATAATAGATAAACTGTACTCAGGTATTCCAAGTCATAGAATAAGATATTTTATAGATGATTTTAAAGGTATTTTAGAAGATGTTAGAGCTAAAAAATTATAA
- a CDS encoding response regulator transcription factor has translation MNNKYPYNILVVEDEEQSRENFVSYLLMFYENVFEASNGERALEVYKREKPHIILLDINIPKVSGLEVARQIREKDLMTKIIILTAHSEKSFLLEAMSLRLTKYLFKPVNRKDLKQALDLAITELEKFDIIVNDEIEVNEFYTYSFNKKSLKYKGNEISLTQKEQLFFEYLLKNRNKVCSYHELLSYTEVATLDGLKNLVKRLKKKLNDELITNISGIGYKKS, from the coding sequence ATGAATAATAAATATCCATATAATATATTAGTAGTAGAAGATGAAGAACAATCAAGAGAAAATTTTGTTTCGTATTTATTAATGTTTTATGAAAATGTTTTTGAAGCAAGTAATGGAGAAAGAGCACTAGAAGTATATAAAAGAGAAAAACCACACATTATATTACTTGATATAAATATTCCTAAAGTAAGTGGTTTGGAAGTTGCTAGACAAATTAGAGAAAAAGATTTGATGACAAAAATAATAATTTTAACAGCTCATAGTGAAAAATCTTTTTTACTCGAAGCCATGAGTCTTAGACTTACTAAATATCTTTTTAAACCTGTTAATAGAAAAGATTTAAAACAAGCATTGGATTTGGCAATTACTGAATTAGAAAAATTTGATATTATAGTTAATGATGAAATAGAAGTAAATGAATTTTATACATATTCATTTAATAAGAAATCTTTGAAATATAAAGGTAATGAAATAAGCCTAACTCAAAAAGAGCAACTTTTTTTTGAATATTTGTTAAAGAATAGAAATAAAGTTTGTTCTTATCATGAACTACTATCTTATACTGAAGTAGCTACTCTAGATGGTTTAAAGAATTTAGTAAAAAGATTAAAAAAGAAGTTAAATGATGAATTAATAACAAATATTTCAGGAATAGGTTATAAAAAAAGTTAA
- a CDS encoding PAS domain-containing sensor histidine kinase — protein sequence MEREFFISFTFIFIIVIIILICWIIKLKDETKKKNDVQEKLELSEEKYRVLFDIAPVLLDAFDENGKVILWNKECEKVFGWTLNELQEHKKPISLFYDDENIQNQVLEDLTKESKEYKVWFPKRKDGKNLVVKWANIRLPNGELIHMGYDITEQKENEKLLEQNTLTLEFAKNELEILNNSLEKRIKSEIEKSTKQQALIMEQSKLVQMGEMIQNIAHQWRQPLSQINSTLMLLDVYLNKKNCMNDVVEEKISEIEELTSYLSHTIDDFQNFFKPNKHKTLFKISDALHKSLNIVKGQIDFHKIEIVDNINKDLEINGQKEELQQVLLVLINNAIDALVLNKISNPKIVFGNILENNILTIIVEDNALGIKEENIKRIFEPYFTTKYKSKGTGVGLYIAKMILQNSLYGDLSVENINDGARFKIKLEGVL from the coding sequence ATGGAAAGAGAATTTTTTATTTCATTTACTTTTATATTTATAATAGTTATTATAATTTTAATTTGCTGGATAATTAAATTAAAAGATGAAACTAAGAAGAAAAATGATGTACAAGAAAAACTTGAATTAAGTGAAGAAAAATATAGAGTTCTTTTTGATATTGCACCAGTTTTATTAGATGCTTTTGATGAAAATGGAAAAGTTATTTTGTGGAATAAAGAGTGTGAAAAGGTTTTTGGTTGGACACTTAATGAGTTACAAGAACATAAAAAGCCAATTTCTTTATTTTATGATGATGAAAATATACAAAATCAAGTTCTTGAAGATTTAACGAAAGAGAGTAAAGAATATAAAGTATGGTTTCCAAAAAGAAAAGATGGTAAAAATCTTGTTGTAAAATGGGCAAATATAAGATTACCAAATGGAGAGTTAATTCATATGGGATACGATATTACAGAACAAAAAGAAAATGAAAAATTATTAGAACAGAATACTTTAACTCTAGAATTTGCAAAAAACGAATTAGAAATTTTAAATAATAGTTTGGAAAAAAGAATAAAAAGTGAAATAGAAAAAAGTACAAAACAACAAGCATTGATAATGGAACAGAGTAAGCTTGTTCAAATGGGAGAAATGATACAAAATATTGCACATCAATGGAGGCAACCACTCTCTCAAATAAACTCTACGCTAATGCTTTTAGATGTATACTTGAATAAAAAAAATTGTATGAATGATGTTGTTGAAGAAAAAATATCTGAAATAGAAGAACTTACAAGTTATTTATCCCATACAATAGATGATTTTCAGAACTTTTTTAAACCAAATAAACATAAAACACTTTTCAAGATATCCGATGCATTGCATAAATCTTTAAATATTGTAAAAGGGCAAATAGATTTTCATAAAATAGAAATTGTTGATAATATAAATAAAGATTTAGAAATAAATGGACAAAAAGAGGAGTTACAACAAGTTCTTTTAGTTTTAATAAATAATGCAATTGATGCATTGGTTTTAAACAAAATATCAAATCCAAAAATAGTTTTTGGTAACATATTGGAAAATAACATTTTAACAATTATAGTAGAAGATAATGCATTAGGAATAAAAGAAGAAAATATAAAAAGAATATTTGAACCTTACTTTACAACAAAGTATAAATCAAAAGGAACAGGAGTAGGTCTTTACATAGCAAAAATGATTTTACAAAATAGTTTGTATGGAGATCTAAGTGTAGAAAATATAAATGATGGTGCAAGATTTAAAATAAAATTAGAAGGGGTACTATGA
- a CDS encoding TonB-dependent receptor plug domain-containing protein: MKKTKISLVASFLIATNLYSQTTLEEISITSATKSEQKLRDVTANVDVITAQEIEDRKFKTVSEALQTIPGIQVSPSGGIGQQTSLFLRGMDSHRTLVLIDGVRYNDITSPNGTANFEHLMINDIERIEVIKGAQSSIWGADASAGVINIITKSAKDGTHGNATVEYGRYNSKTAKANISHKDKNFDAKLSATRVDTDGFSAKVPKDEKLSKYEDDGYENTTANLKLGYNFDENNRVSTSYEIIDTKVDYDNFPDDKASQAKTKTYLANLTYENKNDIALTKVYTNYTDIKREYSFGEYEGNVEEYGVNTSIDYLNSSNLTIGGDYKKFETKKDVLDEYNNKGIFITNTNKFFDDNTIFTQALRYDKYSDFENKTTGKIGIKQYIIDELNVSSNYGTGYNVPTISQLFGQWGANPDLNPEKTKSYDLGIEYKGLSITYFNNKVENMIDWVTIPQSWDGAYNNIEGKSKIKGVEIAYKNYITQDVLLNFNYTNLSAKNDKDEYLAKRAKNKVGFGVDYYGLKDFHFNVNGEYVGTRYDRIDQQGAKTGNYTIWNAVVDYDINKTFSTYVKLDNIFDKDYQVVDGYATSQRAAYLGLKASF; the protein is encoded by the coding sequence ATGAAAAAAACAAAAATAAGCTTAGTTGCAAGCTTTTTAATAGCAACAAATTTATACTCACAAACTACTTTAGAAGAAATTTCTATTACAAGTGCTACAAAATCTGAACAAAAATTACGAGATGTAACGGCCAATGTTGATGTTATAACTGCTCAAGAAATTGAAGATAGAAAATTTAAGACAGTTTCTGAAGCTTTACAGACAATTCCTGGAATTCAAGTATCACCAAGTGGTGGAATAGGTCAACAAACTTCTCTTTTTCTAAGAGGAATGGATTCTCATAGAACTTTAGTTTTAATAGATGGTGTAAGATATAATGATATTACAAGTCCTAATGGAACTGCAAATTTTGAGCATCTTATGATAAATGATATAGAAAGAATTGAAGTTATAAAAGGAGCTCAAAGTAGTATTTGGGGAGCAGATGCAAGTGCAGGTGTTATAAATATTATTACAAAATCTGCAAAAGATGGAACACATGGAAATGCAACTGTTGAATATGGAAGATATAATAGTAAAACTGCAAAAGCAAATATATCACACAAAGATAAAAATTTTGATGCAAAATTAAGTGCAACTAGAGTTGATACAGATGGTTTTTCAGCTAAAGTTCCAAAAGATGAGAAGTTAAGCAAATATGAAGATGATGGATATGAAAATACAACTGCAAATCTTAAATTAGGATATAACTTTGATGAAAATAATAGAGTTTCAACTTCTTATGAAATAATTGATACAAAAGTTGATTATGACAATTTTCCAGATGATAAAGCTAGTCAAGCTAAAACTAAAACATATCTAGCAAATCTTACCTATGAAAATAAAAATGATATAGCCCTTACAAAAGTTTATACAAATTATACAGATATAAAAAGAGAATATTCCTTTGGAGAATATGAAGGTAATGTAGAAGAGTATGGAGTAAATACAAGTATTGATTATTTAAACTCTTCAAATTTAACTATTGGTGGAGATTATAAAAAGTTTGAAACTAAAAAAGATGTGTTGGATGAATATAATAACAAAGGTATTTTTATAACAAATACAAATAAGTTTTTTGATGATAATACTATATTCACACAAGCTTTAAGGTATGATAAGTACAGTGATTTTGAAAATAAAACTACTGGAAAAATAGGAATTAAACAATACATTATTGATGAATTAAATGTTAGTTCAAATTATGGAACAGGTTATAATGTGCCAACTATCAGTCAACTTTTTGGTCAATGGGGTGCTAATCCTGATTTAAATCCAGAAAAAACAAAATCTTATGATTTAGGAATTGAGTATAAAGGTTTATCTATTACTTATTTCAATAATAAAGTTGAAAATATGATAGACTGGGTAACTATACCACAATCTTGGGATGGAGCTTACAATAATATAGAAGGAAAAAGTAAGATTAAAGGTGTTGAGATTGCTTATAAAAACTATATTACACAAGATGTTCTACTAAATTTTAATTATACAAATTTAAGTGCTAAAAATGATAAAGATGAATATTTAGCAAAAAGAGCTAAAAATAAAGTTGGTTTTGGAGTTGATTATTATGGTCTAAAAGATTTCCATTTTAATGTAAATGGTGAATATGTAGGTACAAGATATGATAGAATTGATCAACAAGGTGCAAAAACTGGAAATTACACAATATGGAATGCAGTTGTTGATTATGATATAAATAAAACTTTTTCAACTTATGTAAAACTTGATAATATTTTTGACAAAGATTATCAAGTTGTTGATGGTTATGCAACAAGTCAAAGAGCTGCATATTTAGGTTTAAAGGCTAGTTTCTAA
- a CDS encoding FecCD family ABC transporter permease yields MKIFIYILSFLIIFISPFLGEINISLNQIFSLDDSMSMVFWDLRVPRVILAFFVGSILAISGLVFQIVFKNELITPYTLGIASGTTLFSAISIVFFPLIPLFFSSILGSLITILILFLISKRLNKKSLINSTNSMLLIGIALSYFYSSALMLIFFISNLQENYSIVRFTLGSLDTVGFIPTLIVGFTVFFVFIFIFRIKNSINLLLISNDVAFLKGLNVDKTILTILIFITICVGICISFTGPIGFVGLVIPHIVKLIYKKSATKLFIPTLFFGGVFLAACDLISRILPTASALPIGVVTSFIGAPFFVYLLIRKKEV; encoded by the coding sequence ATGAAAATATTTATATATATTTTATCTTTTCTAATTATATTTATATCTCCTTTTCTAGGAGAAATAAATATATCTTTAAATCAAATATTTAGTTTAGATGATAGTATGTCTATGGTTTTTTGGGATTTGAGAGTTCCTAGAGTTATTTTGGCTTTTTTTGTTGGTTCAATTTTAGCAATTAGTGGTTTGGTATTTCAAATAGTTTTTAAAAATGAGTTAATCACTCCTTATACTTTAGGAATTGCAAGTGGAACGACTCTTTTTTCAGCTATTTCAATAGTTTTTTTTCCTCTTATTCCTCTTTTCTTTTCATCTATTCTAGGTTCATTAATAACAATATTAATATTATTTTTGATTTCAAAGAGGCTAAATAAGAAATCACTCATAAATTCTACAAATTCAATGCTTTTAATAGGTATCGCATTATCATATTTTTACAGTTCAGCTTTGATGTTAATATTTTTTATTAGTAATCTACAAGAAAATTATAGTATTGTAAGATTTACTCTAGGAAGCTTGGATACTGTTGGATTTATTCCAACTTTAATTGTTGGATTTACAGTTTTTTTTGTGTTTATATTTATTTTTAGGATTAAAAATAGCATAAATTTACTTCTTATTTCAAATGATGTTGCATTTTTAAAAGGTTTGAATGTTGATAAAACAATTTTAACTATTTTGATATTTATTACAATTTGTGTTGGAATTTGTATAAGTTTTACAGGTCCTATAGGTTTTGTAGGGTTAGTAATACCTCATATAGTAAAACTAATTTATAAAAAGAGTGCAACAAAGTTATTTATTCCGACACTATTTTTTGGAGGGGTATTTTTAGCAGCTTGTGATTTGATTTCAAGAATTTTACCAACGGCTTCAGCTCTTCCAATAGGAGTTGTAACTTCTTTTATAGGCGCACCGTTTTTTGTTTATTTATTGATAAGAAAAAAAGAGGTTTAA
- a CDS encoding DEAD/DEAH box helicase gives MGVAKSGTGKSCAFLIPILEDLVKEKNKNSVLRALILVPTRELAKQIVNAIDDYSKYLDIKRVAIFGGISSKEQEKKLANGVDIVVATTGRLLEHLKNNTINLSSVSSVVIDELDTMLDMGFLEEVEKILPHIGKNRQISMFSATINSTVKKLAKEFLTDPVVIEVTNQRDHVEKIEHQIILVDEDKKTELLSFLIGSKNISQALVFVNKKLEADSLVENLNLDGLKASCIHGDIRQSSRALALRKFKEKELRVLVCTDIAARGIDIENLPCVINFALPETINDFTHRVGRTARAGNDGTAITLLSVKDYKFMSEIEKELMLKIPREELKGFETKEKKPRAKQPKPKSLKDKKILSKKRQTEDKPKASKSTKKRKVTKRG, from the coding sequence ATAGGAGTTGCTAAAAGTGGAACAGGAAAAAGTTGTGCATTTTTAATTCCTATTCTAGAAGATTTAGTAAAAGAGAAAAATAAAAATAGTGTTTTAAGAGCTTTAATTTTAGTTCCAACAAGAGAATTAGCAAAACAAATAGTAAATGCCATAGATGATTATTCTAAATATTTAGATATTAAAAGAGTTGCTATATTTGGTGGAATTTCAAGTAAAGAACAAGAAAAAAAACTAGCAAATGGAGTTGATATCGTTGTTGCTACAACAGGAAGATTATTAGAACATTTAAAAAATAATACTATAAATTTATCGAGTGTTTCAAGTGTTGTTATTGACGAACTTGATACTATGCTTGATATGGGTTTTCTAGAAGAAGTTGAGAAAATATTACCACATATTGGGAAAAATAGACAAATTTCAATGTTTAGTGCAACTATAAATTCAACTGTAAAAAAATTAGCTAAAGAATTTTTAACAGATCCTGTTGTTATTGAAGTTACAAATCAAAGAGATCATGTAGAAAAAATCGAACACCAAATAATACTTGTAGATGAAGATAAAAAAACTGAGCTTTTATCTTTTTTAATTGGTTCAAAAAATATATCTCAAGCCTTAGTTTTTGTAAATAAAAAATTAGAAGCTGATAGCTTAGTAGAAAACTTGAATCTTGATGGATTAAAAGCTTCTTGTATTCATGGTGACATAAGACAAAGTAGCCGTGCATTAGCTTTAAGAAAATTTAAAGAGAAAGAATTAAGAGTTTTAGTTTGTACAGATATTGCAGCTAGAGGAATTGATATAGAAAATCTTCCTTGTGTAATAAATTTTGCTTTACCTGAAACAATAAATGATTTTACGCATAGAGTTGGAAGAACAGCTAGAGCTGGAAATGATGGAACTGCTATTACTCTTTTAAGTGTAAAAGATTATAAATTTATGAGCGAAATTGAAAAAGAATTAATGCTTAAAATTCCAAGAGAAGAATTAAAAGGTTTTGAAACAAAAGAGAAAAAACCAAGAGCAAAACAACCAAAACCAAAATCGCTTAAAGATAAAAAAATCCTATCAAAAAAAAGACAAACAGAAGATAAACCAAAAGCTTCAAAATCTACTAAAAAAAGAAAAGTTACAAAAAGAGGTTAA